The genomic region TGTTCGATTTTTCTGCGCAGCCTGGCAATTTGTGCGTCGATCGTTCGATCAAACGCTTCGAGGTTGCGGCTGCGCGTGAGATCCATCAGCGTTTCGCGCGACAGCACGCGGCCTGGGTTGCGCGCAAAGACGAGCAGTATATCGAACTCCCCGGTTGTCAGCGGTGTGTCTTGTCCAGAAGGGTCCGTCAACTTGCGCCGATGGATATGAAGTTGCCATCCATCGAATTCCAGGACGCCGTCATCGCCGGCCTGCGGCACTGCCGGGCGTTCGGCAGGCTGGCGGCGGCGCAAGATGGTTCTCAGCCGGGCAAGAACCTCGCGAAGGTGGAATGGTTTGGCGATGTAATCATCTGCTCCGACTTCGAGGCCTACGACTTTGTCGGTCACATCGTCGCGGCCTGTCAGCATCAAAATAGGCACGTCCGAACTTGCGCGGACTTCCCGCACCAACTGAAGTCCGTTTTGGCCGCCAGGTAAAACCAGATCGAGGAAAATCGCTGTAAAGTCGGTCTTCGCGAGCTCAGCGTGCATGGCCGTCCCATCGGCGACCGCCGTGACGCGATATCCTTCGTCCTCAAAATAGCGGATCAGCATCTGCCGAATCCGGGCGTCGTCATCTACGACCAAAATATGCTCGGATTGCCTGTCCGTCATTTCTACATTCCCTAGGGCTTTTCCGAAAGACACCCGCGAACCACCAGTTGCTTTCCTCAATTATCGAATTTCTCGGGAAATGGGAACGTCGCCGATCATGCTTCTCCCCAAAGAATGGTCAAGCGGCTCGCAAGGACCACGAAAGATCCAGTTTTGCGGTCTTTTCTCGCCTGGGCGGTTGATCAAGATCAAACAGGAATTCGCTTGCGCAGGCTAAATCAGGTTTGGGATTCAACAAGGGTAGGAAAATGTCCGTCGAGACGTCCGTATTGGCGCGTTCAAAGCTATTTGCCGGGCTGGGCAGCAACACCGCCAACAGGCTGCTCAAGCTGGCTGACATCACCAGGTACGAGCCTCGCGATTTCATCATCCGGGAAGGCCAAAGAGCAGACTCGTTCTTTTGCGTTCTCCAAGCCTATGTTCGCTTGTTCAAGACGAACGAGATCGGTCGCGCAGCAGACATCAGGATCTGTGAGCCGCGTGATACTTTCGCCGAATATCTGATTGGCGGCGGTGGCGTCTATGCCTACAACGCCCAGGCGGCAGGTAACGTGGCGCTAGCACGCTTTACCATCGACGGCGTGAGACGCTTGGCGCAAGAGGACCGAGCTCTGGATAGGAACATCATGCAGTTGATGGCCGACCATCTGCTTGCGACGATGGAATGTGTAGCTAGTGACCGTTTACACACCGCGCCTCAGCGGGTTGCCAACTATCTTTTAAGCCAATGTTCGGCAGGAAAACCAAGCGAAACCGTTCGTCTCCCCTACCAAAAGAGCTTGCTCGCCGGCAAGCTCGGCCTTGCTCCTGAAGCACTTTCGCGCGCATTCGGTGCGCTCAAGGAAGCGGGCGTCACTGTCAAAGGCAGAACGGTGCGCATCGACGATATCGCGGCTCTGCGCCAGATGTAGCGGCCGGCGGCAACGATCCGCCGCTCCTGGCAACGGTCATACCCTTACGGCCGGGGCGTCTTTTCATCCTCGTCATCGAGAATGCGCCATGACGCTCCCTCGAGATCGTCGTACTGGCCGTTCTTCAGAGACCACAGGAAACCAAAAAGGCCCAATCCTCCCATGAAGAGCGCGATCGGAATGAGGTAAATCAACATGTTCATGGCCACACGCCCCCCACGGCCGAATGCTTCGTATTGCGGATCGCATGGCGCCTGCCAGGGACCTTTGCCCTTTCGTTCATTCGCAGGGCATTTGCGATTACGATGAGCGACGATGTCGACATCGCCACGGCCGCGACCAGAGGCGTCGCATAGCCCGCGATTGCGATCGGCACGGCGATGATGTTGTAACCAATCGCCAGCGCGAAGTTCTGCCGGATGAACCGAGCCGCCAGGCGCGACACGGAGATCGCCTCGGGCACGGCCTCAAGGCTATCGTGCATGAAGACCAGGTCTGCTGCCTGCCGGCCGACATCTGCCGCCGTCGACGGTGCCATCGACACGTGAGCTACCGAGAGCGCCGGTGCGTCGTTGATCCCGTCACCGACCATCAGGACGCGATGGCCGAGCTTGCCCAGACGTTCGCATTCCTCCATCTTTCCCCGGGGCGTCAATCCTGCAAGCCAGCGGTCGATCTTGAGCGTCTTGGCTGTCGCCTCGACGACACATTGCCGGTCGCCCGACATCATAATCGCGGCAAACCCCTCACGCGCAAGGCTCTCGATCGCGCCATCGGCACCTGGCCGCAGGGTATCCTCGAAGTAAAAGCGTACAAGCTCGATCCCATCCTTCGATAGGACGACCTCGGAGAATGCATCGCTCTGTTGTGCGCCTCGCGGACTTCCCGGGCAAGCAAAGGCCGCGTTGCCGAGACGGTAGATTCCTTTCCCGCATTCGGCTTCCAGTCCAGCGCCCGGGATCTCCTCGACCTCATCAAATGCCAGGACATTTGGTCCGGCCTCGCGCCAAAGTGCCTGTGACAATGGATGCCGGGAATGAGCCGCCAGGCCGGCGGCAACGGCCAGTTCACCTGGGCCGGCATGCGTGTGGTAAGCGAGACGCGGCTGCCCCATCGTCAGGGTGCCGGTCTTGTCGAAGGCGACCATATCGATCTCCGCCAGGCGTTCCATGGCCGAGCCGTCCTTGACCATAATGCCTCGCCGGAACAGCCTCCCGGCAGCCACGACCTGAACAACGGGAACCGCCAGGCCGAGCGCGCAGGGGCACGTGATGATCAAGACGGCGACGGCCACCAGCATCGCTTGCTTCCAATCGCCCCCGATCAGACCCCAACCGAGAAAGGATACCAGTGCCAGGAGATGAACGGCCGGCGAATAATAGCTCGCGGCGCGATCGGCGATGCGCCGGTAGCGGGCGCGGCCGCCTTCTGCGGCTTCCATCAGGCCGATGATCTCGGCAAGCAACGAGTTTCTTGCAGTCGCCGCTGCCTTGATCGTCAACGATCCCGTCAGGTTCATCGCACCGGACTTCAGTTCGCTTCCCGTCGATACCGCGATCGGAATGCTCTCGCCCGTGACGATCGAAAGGTCGATCTCGCTCTTGCCGGTAACGACGGTGGAATCGACCGGAATACGTTCGCCGGCCGGCACGGCAATCAAATCGCCGATACTGATTTCGTCCAACGGCACATAACGCTTGGGGCCGTCCCGGTTGATCAGGAGCGCGCCTCGCGGGGCAAGCCGCGCCAGGCCGGTGATTGCCGCACGTGCCTTGTCGCGCATGACGTGATCGAGAGTGCGGCCAATCAACAGGAAAAACAGCAGGGACACAGATGCATCGAACCAGGCGTGCTCACCATGGTGGATCGTTTCCCAGAGCGACATCGAATAAGAAAGCGTCACGGCGAGCGATATAGGCACATCCATATTGGTACGGCCGTGCTTTAAAGCGTTCCATGCGGATTGATAGAAGAAACGGCCGGCATAAATCAGCGTGGGC from Rhizobium gallicum bv. gallicum R602sp harbors:
- a CDS encoding response regulator; protein product: MTDRQSEHILVVDDDARIRQMLIRYFEDEGYRVTAVADGTAMHAELAKTDFTAIFLDLVLPGGQNGLQLVREVRASSDVPILMLTGRDDVTDKVVGLEVGADDYIAKPFHLREVLARLRTILRRRQPAERPAVPQAGDDGVLEFDGWQLHIHRRKLTDPSGQDTPLTTGEFDILLVFARNPGRVLSRETLMDLTRSRNLEAFDRTIDAQIARLRRKIEQDPKNPTIVQSVRGVGYVFTGGRR
- a CDS encoding Crp/Fnr family transcriptional regulator yields the protein MSVETSVLARSKLFAGLGSNTANRLLKLADITRYEPRDFIIREGQRADSFFCVLQAYVRLFKTNEIGRAADIRICEPRDTFAEYLIGGGGVYAYNAQAAGNVALARFTIDGVRRLAQEDRALDRNIMQLMADHLLATMECVASDRLHTAPQRVANYLLSQCSAGKPSETVRLPYQKSLLAGKLGLAPEALSRAFGALKEAGVTVKGRTVRIDDIAALRQM
- the ccoS gene encoding cbb3-type cytochrome oxidase assembly protein CcoS: MNMLIYLIPIALFMGGLGLFGFLWSLKNGQYDDLEGASWRILDDEDEKTPRP
- a CDS encoding cation-translocating P-type ATPase; this translates as MTCCTMDVEGVLSLSSNVISAEEALLASQPLGSGLRQSDFSVPGVHCGACISTIEKALTQLPYVKGARVNLTAKRVSCVWHEEMNGKPVNPAGILSAIARCGYQAHLFTADLSDDDRVRNQLLLAVGVSGFAAANIMLLSVSIWSGAEAATRDMFHWISAMIAAPTLIYAGRFFYQSAWNALKHGRTNMDVPISLAVTLSYSMSLWETIHHGEHAWFDASVSLLFFLLIGRTLDHVMRDKARAAITGLARLAPRGALLINRDGPKRYVPLDEISIGDLIAVPAGERIPVDSTVVTGKSEIDLSIVTGESIPIAVSTGSELKSGAMNLTGSLTIKAAATARNSLLAEIIGLMEAAEGGRARYRRIADRAASYYSPAVHLLALVSFLGWGLIGGDWKQAMLVAVAVLIITCPCALGLAVPVVQVVAAGRLFRRGIMVKDGSAMERLAEIDMVAFDKTGTLTMGQPRLAYHTHAGPGELAVAAGLAAHSRHPLSQALWREAGPNVLAFDEVEEIPGAGLEAECGKGIYRLGNAAFACPGSPRGAQQSDAFSEVVLSKDGIELVRFYFEDTLRPGADGAIESLAREGFAAIMMSGDRQCVVEATAKTLKIDRWLAGLTPRGKMEECERLGKLGHRVLMVGDGINDAPALSVAHVSMAPSTAADVGRQAADLVFMHDSLEAVPEAISVSRLAARFIRQNFALAIGYNIIAVPIAIAGYATPLVAAVAMSTSSLIVIANALRMNERAKVPGRRHAIRNTKHSAVGGVWP